A stretch of Oncorhynchus mykiss isolate Arlee chromosome 12, USDA_OmykA_1.1, whole genome shotgun sequence DNA encodes these proteins:
- the LOC110538212 gene encoding histone-lysine N-methyltransferase EZH1 isoform X1, whose product MEEAPVSDPVPALIPTPTPCPASNIPSCSLLEWRKRVKSEYMRLRQLKRFKNAEEVKALFMSNRQKIEERTNLLNEEWSKLRIQSVPLSTPGGALPGKKLCMVEFGFPAFKAQAVAMRPLTTVAGIPFMYSWSPLQQNFMVEDETFLHNIPYMGDEVLEQDEAFLEELIDNYDGVHGDREGGFINDEIFKELVEALSQYSDQEEEEEEAKEKGGKEEEEKGVRKSAGEGTEEAKVGPTVFFRRKRRSVIEVRDLAAKKKIPHDKIFTAIASMFPYKGTTEELKEKYKDLLEPPSPVKLPPLCTPNIDGPFAKSVQREQSLHSFHTLFCRRCFKYDCFLHPFHATPNVYKRKSKEIRMETEPCGLDCFLLQKGAKEFADQEMLRSQRSRRRRRQPRPPSSSCPGPSGTTEEAKEVDSDHETTSSSESNSRCQTPTKLCPGEEHGEQVGPPVQWSGAEESLFRVLHGTYYNNFCSIARLISTKTCKQVYEFAVKEVLIHRVPLEDGGNSPQKKKRKHRLWAKIQLKKDNSSNQVYNYQPCDHPDHPCDSSCPCVMTQNFCEKFCQCEHECQNRFPGCRCKTQCNTKQCPCYLAVRECDPDLCMTCGAADHWDSKVVSCKNCSIQRGLKKHLLLAPSNVAGWGTFIKESVQKNEFISEYCGELISQDEADRRGRIYDKYMSSFLFNLNNDFVVDATRKGNKIRFANHSVNPNCYAKVVMVNGDHRIGIFAKRAILQGEELFFDYRYSQDDALKYVGIEREVDMA is encoded by the exons ATGGAGGAGGCCCCTGTCTCAGACCCAGTCCCGGCCCTGATCCCAACCCCAACACCTTGTCCTGCCTCCAACATACCCTCCTGTAGCCTGTTGGAGTGGAGGAAGAGGGTGAAGTCTGAGTACATGCGACTCCGTCAGCTGAAACGCTTTAAAAATGCAGAGGAGGTCAAG GCCTTGTTCATGTCCAACCGGCAGAAGATAGAGGAACGTACCAACCTTCTGAACGAGGAGTGGTCCAAGCTGAGGATCCAGTCAGTTCCCCTGTCTACCCCAGGTGGAGCGCTACCCGGCAAAAAG TTGTGCATGGTGGAGTTTGGCTTCCCAGCGTTTAAAGCTCAGGCGGTTGCCATGCGGCCCCTGACGACCGTGGCAGGAATCCCCTTCATGTACTCCTGGTCCCCTCTGCAGCAGAACTTTATG GTGGAGGATGAGACGTTCCTCCATAACATCCCCTACATGGGAGACGAGGTGTTGGAGCAGGACGAGGCCTTCCTGGAGGAGCTCATCGACAACTATGACGGTGTCCATGGAGACAGAG AGGGAGGGTTCATCAATGACGAGATCTTTAAAGAGTTGGTGGAGGCCTTGAGCCAGTACTCAgaccaggaggaggaagaggaggaggcgaaggagaaaggggggaaagaggaggaggagaaaggggtgaGGAAGAGCGCTGGGGAAGGGACTGAAGAGGCAAAGGTGGGGCCCACAGTCTTcttcaggaggaagaggaggagtgtcaTAGAGG TGAGGGATTTGGCTGCCAAAAAGAAGATCCCGCATGATAAGATATTCACGGCCATCGCCTCGATGTTCCCCTACAAGGGTACGACGGAGGAGCTGAAGGAAAA GTACAAGGACCTCCTGGAGCCCCCCAGCCCGGTAAAGCTGCCCCCCCTCTGCACCCCTAATATAGACGGGCCGTTCGCCAAGTCTGTCCAGCGGGAGCAGTCTCTGCACTCCTTCCATACGCTGTTCTGCAGGCGCTGCTTCAAATACGACTGCTTCCTCCACC CTTTTCACGCTACCCCCAATGTTTACAAGAGGAAGAGCAAGGAGATTCGCATGGAGACAGAGCCCTGTGGTCTGGACTGCTTTCTGCTACAG AAAGGGGCCAAAGAGTTTGCGGATCAGGAGATGCTGCGCTCCCAGAGGTCCCGGCGGCGGCGGCGACAGCCACGCCCTCCCAGCTCCAGCTGCCCTGGCCCGTCAGGCACCACTGAGGAGGCCAAGGAGGTGGATAGTGACCACGAGACCACCAGCTCCTCAG AGAGCAACTCTCGCTGTCAGACCCCCACCAAGCTGTGCCCGGGGGAGGAGCACGGGGAGCAGGTGGGACCTCCTGTCCAGTGGAGTGGGGCTGAGGAGTCTCTGTTCAGAGTGCTGCACGGAACCTACTACAACAACTTCTGCTCCATCGCTCGCCTCATCAGCACCAAGACCTGCAAACAG GTGTATGAGTTTGCTGTGAAAGAGGTCCTGATCCATCGTGTTCCGTTGGAGGATGGTGGCAACTCCCctcagaagaagaagaggaagcaCAG GTTATGGGCAAAGATACAGCTCAAGAAAG ATAACTCATCCAATCAGGTGTACAACTACCAGCCATGTGACCACCCGGACCACCCATGTGACAGCTCCTGTCCCTGTGTGATGACCCAGAATTTCTGTGAGAAGTTCTGCCAGTGTGAGCACGAGT GCCAGAACCGTTTCCCAGGCTGCCGCTGTAAGACCCAGTGCAACACCAAGCAATGTCCCTGCTACCTGGCGGTGAGGGAATGTGACCCAGATCTGTGTATGACCTGTGGAGCCGCGGACCACTGGGACAGCAAGGTAGTCTCCTGCAAGAACTGCAGCATCCAAAGGGGGCTCAAGAAG CACCTCCTGCTTGCCCCCTCAAACGTGGCAGGGTGGGGCACCTTCATCAAAGAGTCCGTTCAGAAGAATGAGTTCATCTCAGAGTACTGTGGAGAG ctaATCTCGCAGGATGAGGCGGACCGACGCGGGAGGATCTACGACAAATACATGTCCAGCTTCCTCTTCAACCTGAACAATG ACTTTGTCGTGGACGCCACAAGGAAAGGGAATAAAATCAGATTTGCGAATCACTCGGTGAACCCAAACTGCTACGCTAAGG TGGTCATGGTGAATGGAGACCACCGCATCGGGATCTTTGCCAAACGGGCTATCCTACAGGGGGAGGAGCTCTTCTTCGACTATAG GTACAGCCAGGATGATGCCCTGAAGTATGTGGGCATAGAGAGAGAAGTCGACATGGCCTAG
- the LOC110538212 gene encoding histone-lysine N-methyltransferase EZH1 isoform X2, translating to MEEAPVSDPVPALIPTPTPCPASNIPSCSLLEWRKRVKSEYMRLRQLKRFKNAEEVKALFMSNRQKIEERTNLLNEEWSKLRIQSVPLSTPGGALPGKKLCMVEFGFPAFKAQAVAMRPLTTVAGIPFMYSWSPLQQNFMVEDETFLHNIPYMGDEVLEQDEAFLEELIDNYDGVHGDREGGFINDEIFKELVEALSQYSDQEEEEEEAKEKGGKEEEEKGVRKSAGEGTEEAKVGPTVFFRRKRRSVIEVRDLAAKKKIPHDKIFTAIASMFPYKGTTEELKEKYKDLLEPPSPVKLPPLCTPNIDGPFAKSVQREQSLHSFHTLFCRRCFKYDCFLHPFHATPNVYKRKSKEIRMETEPCGLDCFLLQKGAKEFADQEMLRSQRSRRRRRQPRPPSSSCPGPSGTTEEAKEVDSDHETTSSSESNSRCQTPTKLCPGEEHGEQVGPPVQWSGAEESLFRVLHGTYYNNFCSIARLISTKTCKQVYEFAVKEVLIHRVPLEDGGNSPQKKKRKHRLWAKIQLKKDNSSNQVYNYQPCDHPDHPCDSSCPCVMTQNFCEKFCQCEHECQNRFPGCRCKTQCNTKQCPCYLAVRECDPDLCMTCGAADHWDSKVVSCKNCSIQRGLKKHLLLAPSNVAGWGTFIKESVQKNEFISEYCGELISQDEADRRGRIYDKYMSSFLFNLNNDFVVDATRKGNKIRFANHSVNPNCYAKVVMVNGDHRIGIFAKRAILQGEELFFDYR from the exons ATGGAGGAGGCCCCTGTCTCAGACCCAGTCCCGGCCCTGATCCCAACCCCAACACCTTGTCCTGCCTCCAACATACCCTCCTGTAGCCTGTTGGAGTGGAGGAAGAGGGTGAAGTCTGAGTACATGCGACTCCGTCAGCTGAAACGCTTTAAAAATGCAGAGGAGGTCAAG GCCTTGTTCATGTCCAACCGGCAGAAGATAGAGGAACGTACCAACCTTCTGAACGAGGAGTGGTCCAAGCTGAGGATCCAGTCAGTTCCCCTGTCTACCCCAGGTGGAGCGCTACCCGGCAAAAAG TTGTGCATGGTGGAGTTTGGCTTCCCAGCGTTTAAAGCTCAGGCGGTTGCCATGCGGCCCCTGACGACCGTGGCAGGAATCCCCTTCATGTACTCCTGGTCCCCTCTGCAGCAGAACTTTATG GTGGAGGATGAGACGTTCCTCCATAACATCCCCTACATGGGAGACGAGGTGTTGGAGCAGGACGAGGCCTTCCTGGAGGAGCTCATCGACAACTATGACGGTGTCCATGGAGACAGAG AGGGAGGGTTCATCAATGACGAGATCTTTAAAGAGTTGGTGGAGGCCTTGAGCCAGTACTCAgaccaggaggaggaagaggaggaggcgaaggagaaaggggggaaagaggaggaggagaaaggggtgaGGAAGAGCGCTGGGGAAGGGACTGAAGAGGCAAAGGTGGGGCCCACAGTCTTcttcaggaggaagaggaggagtgtcaTAGAGG TGAGGGATTTGGCTGCCAAAAAGAAGATCCCGCATGATAAGATATTCACGGCCATCGCCTCGATGTTCCCCTACAAGGGTACGACGGAGGAGCTGAAGGAAAA GTACAAGGACCTCCTGGAGCCCCCCAGCCCGGTAAAGCTGCCCCCCCTCTGCACCCCTAATATAGACGGGCCGTTCGCCAAGTCTGTCCAGCGGGAGCAGTCTCTGCACTCCTTCCATACGCTGTTCTGCAGGCGCTGCTTCAAATACGACTGCTTCCTCCACC CTTTTCACGCTACCCCCAATGTTTACAAGAGGAAGAGCAAGGAGATTCGCATGGAGACAGAGCCCTGTGGTCTGGACTGCTTTCTGCTACAG AAAGGGGCCAAAGAGTTTGCGGATCAGGAGATGCTGCGCTCCCAGAGGTCCCGGCGGCGGCGGCGACAGCCACGCCCTCCCAGCTCCAGCTGCCCTGGCCCGTCAGGCACCACTGAGGAGGCCAAGGAGGTGGATAGTGACCACGAGACCACCAGCTCCTCAG AGAGCAACTCTCGCTGTCAGACCCCCACCAAGCTGTGCCCGGGGGAGGAGCACGGGGAGCAGGTGGGACCTCCTGTCCAGTGGAGTGGGGCTGAGGAGTCTCTGTTCAGAGTGCTGCACGGAACCTACTACAACAACTTCTGCTCCATCGCTCGCCTCATCAGCACCAAGACCTGCAAACAG GTGTATGAGTTTGCTGTGAAAGAGGTCCTGATCCATCGTGTTCCGTTGGAGGATGGTGGCAACTCCCctcagaagaagaagaggaagcaCAG GTTATGGGCAAAGATACAGCTCAAGAAAG ATAACTCATCCAATCAGGTGTACAACTACCAGCCATGTGACCACCCGGACCACCCATGTGACAGCTCCTGTCCCTGTGTGATGACCCAGAATTTCTGTGAGAAGTTCTGCCAGTGTGAGCACGAGT GCCAGAACCGTTTCCCAGGCTGCCGCTGTAAGACCCAGTGCAACACCAAGCAATGTCCCTGCTACCTGGCGGTGAGGGAATGTGACCCAGATCTGTGTATGACCTGTGGAGCCGCGGACCACTGGGACAGCAAGGTAGTCTCCTGCAAGAACTGCAGCATCCAAAGGGGGCTCAAGAAG CACCTCCTGCTTGCCCCCTCAAACGTGGCAGGGTGGGGCACCTTCATCAAAGAGTCCGTTCAGAAGAATGAGTTCATCTCAGAGTACTGTGGAGAG ctaATCTCGCAGGATGAGGCGGACCGACGCGGGAGGATCTACGACAAATACATGTCCAGCTTCCTCTTCAACCTGAACAATG ACTTTGTCGTGGACGCCACAAGGAAAGGGAATAAAATCAGATTTGCGAATCACTCGGTGAACCCAAACTGCTACGCTAAGG TGGTCATGGTGAATGGAGACCACCGCATCGGGATCTTTGCCAAACGGGCTATCCTACAGGGGGAGGAGCTCTTCTTCGACTATAGGTAG